Proteins encoded within one genomic window of Kibdelosporangium phytohabitans:
- a CDS encoding GyrI-like domain-containing protein — MPALVLAAVAAPPAMSSAVLVRPEDVSVKPEIIQRPEQPYAAVRGTVTMQTFSEIADRLPELIGSLLARGVHLAGAPFFRYTLIDMQAHLEVEAGIPTLGVIEGEGDVFGAVLPAGRYVSLTHVGHPDELVDVTGRLLTWADGEGLSWDKTDTDQGEQWGCRLEVLKTDPRVEPDMTQWETDLVFRLAEQPAGRSTSPTT, encoded by the coding sequence GTGCCGGCGCTGGTTCTCGCCGCGGTCGCGGCGCCACCGGCGATGAGTTCCGCCGTGCTCGTACGTCCAGAGGACGTGAGTGTGAAACCCGAGATCATCCAGCGCCCAGAACAGCCCTACGCGGCCGTGCGCGGCACCGTGACCATGCAGACCTTCAGCGAGATCGCCGACCGGCTGCCGGAGCTGATCGGCTCCCTGCTGGCGCGGGGCGTGCACCTGGCCGGAGCGCCGTTCTTCCGCTACACCCTGATCGACATGCAAGCTCACCTCGAGGTTGAGGCCGGCATCCCGACCCTCGGGGTCATCGAGGGTGAGGGGGACGTGTTCGGCGCCGTGCTGCCCGCGGGCCGCTACGTCAGCCTCACCCACGTCGGCCACCCCGACGAGCTGGTGGACGTCACCGGCCGGCTGCTCACCTGGGCCGACGGTGAAGGGCTGAGCTGGGACAAGACCGACACCGACCAGGGCGAACAGTGGGGCTGCCGGCTCGAAGTGCTCAAGACCGACCCCCGCGTCGAGCCCGACATGACCCAGTGGGAGACCGACCTGGTCTTCCGGCTGGCCGAACAGCCGGCCGGCCGGTCAACCTCTCCTACCACTTGA
- a CDS encoding DUF3558 family protein has protein sequence MITRILVPLAALSLLAGCSGSDQPPAAPDAPPPPATNQVNVATDPCTLLTDDEVSAHVGAKVSGVPDDLPTVGRGCRWEAPDGASYVSVILNTPAFPDVSSTARRTVDIGAKKGSVLADDGLYCLVYVNGGTPWLQFGSQSADTGKPVEKTYECDRSMPLVRKVVANLKW, from the coding sequence GTGATCACACGAATCTTGGTGCCGCTCGCCGCCTTGTCGCTGCTGGCCGGTTGTTCCGGCTCGGACCAGCCGCCCGCCGCTCCCGACGCGCCGCCCCCGCCCGCCACCAACCAGGTCAACGTCGCCACGGACCCGTGCACCCTGTTGACCGACGACGAGGTCAGCGCGCATGTCGGCGCCAAGGTCAGCGGCGTGCCCGACGACCTGCCGACCGTCGGGCGCGGCTGCCGCTGGGAGGCGCCGGATGGGGCGTCGTACGTGAGCGTCATCCTCAACACCCCGGCCTTCCCCGACGTGAGCAGCACGGCCAGAAGGACCGTGGACATCGGCGCCAAGAAGGGCTCGGTGCTGGCCGACGACGGCCTGTACTGCCTGGTCTACGTCAACGGTGGCACGCCTTGGCTGCAGTTCGGCAGCCAAAGCGCGGACACCGGCAAACCGGTCGAGAAGACCTACGAGTGCGATCGGTCGATGCCGCTCGTACGCAAGGTCGTGGCCAACCTCAAGTGGTAG
- a CDS encoding DUF899 domain-containing protein, translating to MTTALPPVVSQQEWLAARKALLAKEKEATKLRDQINAERRRLPMVRVEKDYVFTGPDGELSLAGLFEGRSQLYIHHFMWRDDLDTGCPSCTASAGMNFTPQVLAHLHSRDITFAAVSRAPAEKIQAYKAKHDWTFPWYSSHGSDFSYDMHASLDESRRPVEYNYLSKEELKQRGFPEEMMKGDMPANSVFLRDGDEVFHTYTAYTRGLDQLFTPYNFIDFTPYGRQETWEDSPEGWPKLTDRLER from the coding sequence ATGACAACCGCGTTGCCGCCAGTGGTGTCCCAGCAGGAATGGCTGGCCGCTCGCAAGGCACTCCTCGCCAAGGAGAAGGAGGCGACCAAGCTCCGCGACCAGATCAACGCCGAACGGCGCAGGCTGCCGATGGTGCGCGTCGAGAAGGACTACGTCTTCACCGGCCCCGACGGCGAACTCAGCCTCGCCGGGCTGTTCGAAGGACGCTCCCAGCTCTACATCCACCACTTCATGTGGCGCGACGACCTCGACACCGGCTGTCCCAGTTGCACCGCCTCGGCGGGCATGAACTTCACCCCGCAGGTACTGGCCCACCTGCACTCCCGTGACATCACCTTCGCCGCGGTCAGCCGCGCGCCCGCCGAGAAGATCCAGGCCTACAAGGCCAAGCACGACTGGACCTTCCCCTGGTACTCCTCGCACGGCAGCGACTTCAGCTACGACATGCACGCGTCGCTGGACGAGTCCCGCCGCCCGGTGGAATACAACTACCTGTCCAAGGAGGAACTCAAGCAGCGCGGCTTCCCCGAGGAGATGATGAAAGGCGACATGCCCGCCAACAGCGTCTTCCTGCGCGACGGCGACGAGGTCTTCCACACCTACACCGCCTACACCCGCGGTCTGGACCAGCTGTTCACGCCGTACAACTTCATCGACTTCACCCCGTACGGCAGGCAGGAGACCTGGGAGGACTCACCGGAAGGCTGGCCGAAGCTGACCGACCGGCTCGAACGGTAG
- a CDS encoding RNA polymerase sigma factor, producing MTVTETHRAIDAVWRIESARVIAGLARIVRDVGRAEELAQDALVAALEQWPEQGVPKNPGAWLMATAKHRAIDHVRREQVLARKVQQLGHEIETGGAAPEPDIDAALDDDIGDDVLRLVFTACHPVLSTEAQVALTLRMLGGLTTKEIARAFLVGESTIQQRVVRAKRTLADAKIPFEIPPAAQRAERLAAVLEVIYLIFNEGYSATAGDDWLRPALCDEALRLGRVLAGLAPRDAEVHGLVALLEIQASRAKARTGANGEPILLLEQNRSQWDQMLIRRGLAALGKAETLDRETGQKAGPYTLQAAIAACHARARVAQDTDWARIAALYADLADLTGSPIVELNRAVALSMAFGPDVGLRLIDMIADEPSLKAYHLLPAVRGDLLAKLGRYQEAHAEFERAAALTGNAREQALLRDRAEACARGEAPER from the coding sequence GTGACGGTAACCGAGACACATCGGGCGATTGACGCGGTCTGGCGGATCGAGTCGGCCAGGGTGATCGCCGGGCTCGCGCGGATCGTGCGGGACGTCGGCCGCGCCGAGGAACTGGCACAGGACGCGCTGGTCGCGGCCCTGGAACAGTGGCCGGAACAGGGCGTGCCGAAAAACCCCGGCGCGTGGCTGATGGCCACGGCCAAACACCGCGCGATCGACCACGTCCGCCGCGAACAGGTACTGGCCCGCAAGGTCCAGCAACTCGGGCACGAGATCGAGACCGGCGGCGCGGCCCCCGAACCGGACATCGACGCCGCGCTCGACGACGACATCGGCGACGACGTGCTGCGACTGGTGTTCACCGCCTGCCACCCGGTGCTGTCCACCGAGGCACAGGTCGCGCTGACCCTGCGGATGCTCGGCGGACTGACCACCAAGGAGATCGCCCGCGCCTTCCTGGTCGGCGAGTCCACCATCCAGCAGCGCGTCGTCCGCGCCAAACGGACGCTGGCCGACGCCAAGATCCCGTTCGAGATCCCACCGGCGGCGCAGCGCGCCGAACGGCTCGCGGCCGTCCTGGAGGTCATCTACCTGATCTTCAACGAGGGCTACTCCGCCACCGCGGGCGACGACTGGCTGCGGCCCGCCCTGTGCGACGAAGCACTGCGGCTCGGCCGCGTACTGGCCGGGCTCGCCCCGCGGGACGCCGAGGTCCACGGCCTGGTCGCGCTGCTGGAGATCCAGGCGTCCCGTGCCAAGGCCCGCACCGGCGCCAACGGCGAACCGATCCTGCTGCTGGAACAGAACCGGTCGCAGTGGGACCAGATGCTGATCCGCCGGGGCCTGGCGGCACTGGGCAAAGCCGAAACGCTCGACCGCGAGACAGGGCAGAAAGCCGGGCCGTACACGCTGCAGGCCGCGATCGCCGCCTGCCACGCCCGCGCCCGCGTCGCGCAGGACACCGACTGGGCCCGCATCGCCGCGCTCTACGCCGACCTCGCCGACCTGACCGGTTCACCGATCGTGGAACTCAACCGGGCGGTGGCGCTGTCCATGGCGTTCGGCCCGGACGTCGGGCTGCGACTGATCGACATGATCGCCGACGAGCCCAGCCTGAAGGCCTACCACCTGCTGCCGGCCGTCCGCGGTGACCTGCTGGCCAAACTCGGCCGCTACCAGGAGGCACACGCCGAGTTCGAACGCGCCGCGGCGCTGACCGGCAACGCCCGCGAACAGGCGCTGCTGCGCGACCGCGCGGAGGCCTGCGCCCGCGGCGAAGCACCAGAACGCTGA
- a CDS encoding sigma-70 family RNA polymerase sigma factor, translating to MTRSLSSTDDEFQRSADPYRAELLAHCYRMLGSVHEAEDLVQETYLKAWRGFGAFEGRSSIRTWLYRIATNACLSALQGRERRPLPVGLSGDSGDPAAPLVERSEVPWLEPFPDTMLDPAAVVTARETVRLAFIAALQYLPPRQRAVLVLRDVLRWQAAEVADMLGTTTAAVNSALQRAHAQLASVTPTPDDVVEPTGARQRELLERFMAAFEAKDIPAIVAVFTDDAVMQMPPFAHWYRGGEAIARLVRMWCPAHRDDLRLVPIRGNGQPGFATYMRGSVIGGASGSFVPWKLELLELDERGVRQSVSFFDTSLFAVFGLPALL from the coding sequence GTGACCAGGTCGTTGTCGTCCACGGACGACGAGTTCCAGCGGTCGGCGGATCCCTATCGTGCCGAGCTGCTCGCGCACTGTTACCGGATGCTGGGGTCGGTGCACGAGGCGGAGGATCTGGTGCAGGAGACCTACCTCAAGGCGTGGCGCGGGTTCGGGGCGTTCGAGGGCCGCTCGTCGATCCGCACGTGGCTGTACCGGATCGCGACCAACGCGTGTCTGAGTGCGTTGCAGGGGCGCGAGCGTCGGCCGTTGCCGGTGGGGTTGTCGGGTGACTCGGGGGATCCGGCGGCGCCGCTGGTCGAGCGGTCCGAGGTGCCGTGGCTGGAGCCGTTCCCGGACACGATGCTGGATCCGGCGGCGGTGGTCACCGCGCGGGAGACCGTACGGCTGGCGTTCATCGCCGCGTTGCAGTACCTGCCGCCGCGGCAGCGGGCCGTGCTGGTGTTGCGGGACGTGTTGAGGTGGCAGGCCGCCGAGGTCGCCGACATGTTGGGCACGACGACCGCGGCGGTCAACAGCGCGTTGCAGCGGGCGCACGCGCAGCTGGCGTCGGTGACGCCCACTCCGGACGATGTCGTCGAGCCGACCGGGGCGCGGCAGCGGGAGTTGCTGGAGCGGTTCATGGCGGCGTTCGAGGCCAAGGACATCCCGGCGATCGTCGCGGTGTTCACCGACGACGCGGTCATGCAGATGCCGCCGTTCGCGCACTGGTATCGGGGCGGGGAGGCGATCGCGCGGCTGGTGCGGATGTGGTGCCCGGCGCATCGGGACGATCTGCGGCTGGTGCCGATCCGCGGCAACGGCCAGCCGGGGTTCGCCACGTACATGCGCGGGTCGGTGATCGGTGGTGCGAGCGGGTCGTTCGTGCCTTGGAAGCTGGAGTTGCTGGAGCTCGACGAGCGGGGTGTGCGGCAGTCGGTGTCGTTTTTCGACACGTCGTTGTTCGCGGTGTTCGGGTTGCCTGCTCTTCTTTAG
- a CDS encoding zinc-binding dehydrogenase: MRAWRLTAAGQPLRLTRLPDPTAGPGEVVLRTMAAGLCQTDVSFARGTLAGAAVPIVLGHETAGVITQTGAGVEDFAVGDRVAIRTGMDAPGVTSDGGFAALVRVPAQRLVPIPDGVSFPQAAVATDAGLSSYHALHAKGGLRPGMKVGIISIGGLGSFGVQIAAAAGADVTAVVRKAALAPTARRLGATTVVRSAAELAGLELDLVVDFAGYSETITGAVDGIRHSGRVVVVGIEDPVAHIPIGQLVLKNAEIVGANAGTSDELRHLLAMIADGTVTPLITTIGFDDIPGALDQLAQGGVAGRLVADMTGD; the protein is encoded by the coding sequence ATGCGCGCGTGGCGTCTCACCGCTGCCGGCCAACCACTGCGACTCACCCGGCTTCCCGACCCGACGGCCGGACCCGGCGAAGTCGTGCTCCGCACGATGGCCGCCGGACTGTGCCAGACCGACGTCAGCTTCGCCCGCGGCACCCTCGCCGGTGCCGCGGTCCCGATCGTGCTCGGCCACGAGACCGCGGGCGTGATCACCCAGACCGGAGCGGGAGTCGAGGACTTCGCGGTCGGCGACCGCGTGGCCATCCGCACCGGAATGGACGCTCCCGGCGTCACCTCCGACGGCGGGTTCGCCGCGCTCGTCCGCGTCCCGGCACAGCGACTGGTCCCGATCCCCGACGGCGTGTCGTTCCCGCAGGCCGCGGTCGCCACCGACGCGGGCCTGTCGTCCTATCACGCCCTGCACGCCAAAGGCGGCCTGCGACCCGGCATGAAGGTCGGCATCATCAGCATCGGCGGCCTGGGCAGCTTCGGCGTGCAGATCGCCGCGGCAGCAGGCGCCGACGTCACCGCCGTGGTCCGCAAAGCCGCGCTCGCCCCCACCGCCCGCCGGCTCGGCGCCACCACCGTCGTGCGCAGCGCGGCGGAACTGGCCGGGCTCGAACTCGACCTGGTCGTGGACTTCGCCGGGTACAGCGAGACCATCACCGGCGCCGTCGACGGCATCCGCCACAGCGGCCGCGTGGTCGTCGTCGGCATCGAGGACCCCGTCGCGCACATCCCCATCGGACAGCTCGTGCTCAAGAACGCCGAGATCGTCGGCGCCAACGCCGGCACCAGCGACGAACTGCGCCACCTGCTGGCGATGATCGCCGACGGCACCGTCACCCCGCTGATCACCACCATCGGCTTCGACGACATCCCGGGCGCACTGGACCAGCTGGCACAGGGAGGCGTCGCGGGCAGACTCGTCGCCGACATGACCGGCGACTAA